The Clostridium beijerinckii genomic sequence TATGATTCTATAGAGTCATTGTTACTACCTTTATAAACGAGATCGCCAACGGTCCAAGTCCCATATAAGTATTCATATGAAGAGTCAGTGTCATCATTTTTTGATCCAGAGCTACTGCCTCCTGAACCACCTGAGCCTCCTGATGAAGTAGAAGTTGTTGTATTAGTAGTACCCGTAGTAGTATTTTGATTTGCTGTAGATGCATTTACTTTTTCGCCATTTTGACCAAAAGTATAACTTACTCCGTTAATAGTTATAGTTCCTGTTTTCATTGCTCCAGAGTCACTTAAATAATAAGTTTTACCGTTTAATTCAAGTAATCCAGTTTTCATATCTCCAGATGAATTTAGGTAATACCAAGCTCCGTTGTTTAAAAGCCAGCCAGTTTGCATATCTCCAGATGGATTAGTATAATACCATTTACCGCCATCGCTAATCCAGCCAGTTTTCATTTCGCCAGATGATGCTAGGTAATACCATTTACCGCCATCATTAACCCAGCCAGTTTTCATTACGGAATTTGAATCGAAGAAATACCAATTTCCATTTATTGATTTCCAACCGGATACCGCAGCATCTCCGTCGCTGTAGCTCCAACTACTATTATCAGCTTGTCTCCAAGCAGCTGATGCTTTTGTAGGAAGCACAACAGTAGCAGTAGCTACAAGTGTTATTGCAGCTACAAAAACTAAGTTTTTTAGTTTGAAATTTTTCATTTTAACACTCCTCATAATACTTGATTAGTTATGCTCAAAATTCACAATAGTTTGTTTGAGGTTATTGCATATGTATAACTATGTGAAGTTTGAAATATACATATATATAATTTACCATTTAAATATGTAAATTTCAAATTATTATAAATGATGGAAGGTTAATTAATATCTAGAATAAGAAAATTGAAAAAAATAGTAATTTTTAAATGAAAAACTATTCATATAAGTGGATATCATGGAAAAAATATTGTAATTAGCCCATAAATAATATATTATAGAATATGTATACTGTTATTGGAAGAGAATATAGTTAAAATATTGAAAGGGGAAAAATAAGAATGAAAATGAAAAAATTATTATCAATGGGAGCACTTGGATTAGTAGTAGCTTGTTCTACATCTATAGGAGCTTTAGCAGCTGACACACAAACAACTAGTAAGACTGATTTACTAATAAAAATGATTGCAACTCAATATCTTGAGGGAACAAATCCAACAGGTCTATTTGAAGGGGTAAAGGCAGATACTCCAATCAATACAGTTGTCACTGATAAATTCATTGGCAATGTTAAAGATACGTTTGGAGATTCTGAAGTTGCTAATAAAGCAATAAAAAAATTTGAAAACAATAAAGATGCTACTGTAAAAGAAATTTTACAAAAAGCTACTAGCAGCCA encodes the following:
- a CDS encoding N-acetylmuramoyl-L-alanine amidase family protein, with product MKNFKLKNLVFVAAITLVATATVVLPTKASAAWRQADNSSWSYSDGDAAVSGWKSINGNWYFFDSNSVMKTGWVNDGGKWYYLASSGEMKTGWISDGGKWYYTNPSGDMQTGWLLNNGAWYYLNSSGDMKTGLLELNGKTYYLSDSGAMKTGTITINGVSYTFGQNGEKVNASTANQNTTTGTTNTTTSTSSGGSGGSGGSSSGSKNDDTDSSYEYLYGTWTVGDLVYKGSNNDSIESYVGEQFTISKDGITATLPVLGVTTINPTIKESSMTASEFKSKWKISVSGNTVKRLHISYSSYSADMYITEDDTKYVSVKGALFELQ